One Kineococcus aurantiacus genomic window carries:
- a CDS encoding nitroreductase family protein has protein sequence MEFLEVLRGRRMVRRYDGSPVGEEVLTAVLGAALRAPSAGNSQGRDLLVLRTGADRERFWSLTAPGPADRWLTGMRTAPVVVLLLADPGAYARRYAAADKPGPDRDAAGWEVSWPDVDTAMSGLLVLLAAVDAGLGACLFGVPSAAREAVLAAFGVPADRRLVAALTVGHPAADDASRPSRRHRRTVADTLHDGRFGAPWGG, from the coding sequence GTGGAATTCCTGGAGGTCCTGCGGGGACGGCGCATGGTCCGGCGCTACGACGGCTCACCGGTCGGCGAGGAGGTCCTGACGGCGGTGCTGGGCGCGGCGCTGCGGGCCCCCAGCGCCGGCAACAGCCAGGGCCGGGACCTGCTGGTGCTGCGCACGGGGGCCGACCGCGAGCGCTTCTGGTCGCTGACGGCGCCCGGCCCGGCCGACCGCTGGCTGACGGGGATGCGCACGGCCCCGGTGGTGGTGCTGCTGCTGGCCGACCCGGGCGCGTACGCGCGCCGGTACGCCGCGGCGGACAAGCCGGGGCCGGACCGCGACGCGGCCGGCTGGGAGGTGTCCTGGCCGGACGTCGACACGGCGATGTCGGGTCTGCTGGTGCTGCTCGCGGCGGTCGACGCGGGGCTGGGGGCCTGCCTGTTCGGGGTGCCGTCGGCGGCGCGGGAGGCGGTGCTCGCGGCGTTCGGCGTCCCGGCCGACCGCCGCCTGGTGGCGGCGCTGACCGTGGGCCACCCCGCGGCCGACGACGCCTCCCGGCCCTCGCGCCGGCACCGGCGGACGGTCGCGGACACGCTGCACGACGGCCGGTTCGGCGCGCCCTGGGGCGGCTGA